DNA sequence from the Ascaphus truei isolate aAscTru1 unplaced genomic scaffold, aAscTru1.hap1 HAP1_SCAFFOLD_636, whole genome shotgun sequence genome:
GGTGTAGGATCAGTATTACTGCCATTCTCAAGGTGtaggctcagtattactgcctctctcaaggtgtaggctcagtattactgcctttctcaaggtgtaggctcagtattactgcctttctcaaggtgtaggctcagtattactgcctTTCTGAGGTGTGGGCTCAGTATTACTGCCTTTCTCAGGTATAGGCTCAGTAATattgcctttctcaaggtgtaggctcagtattactgcatttctcaaggtgtaggctcagtaatactgcctttctcaaggtgtaggctcagtattactgcctttctcaaggtgtaggctcAGTGTTACTGCCTTTCTCAGGTGtaggctcagtattactgcctttctcaaggtgtaggctcagtattactgcctttctcaaggtgttggCTAAGTATTactaccgaaacgttggatttcttggcacattaaaccctttcactgctgattaagaccgtgtgcccgTTTCTTCTTCTCTaccagtgacaggaggggacagagtgtgtgagtgtgtgagtgtgtgagtgtgtgagtgtgtgcagtgacagtagGGGACAGGCTGTGATTCACTGTTTTCCCTCTAGGTTACACCTGCGTCCATGGATGCTCCCGGTCACTCTTCGCTGTATGACACGGGCTTTGTCCGGAGTGGCCGCGCGGTGACAGCGCTGTGGGGCTGCTGTACCCTCTTCCTGTGCGTCCTGGAGATTGTGGTTCTCCTGCAGCCGTcctgggtgttggggggggagggcagggggcagttTGGCCTGTATCAGGTGTGTGAGGAGTTTGAGTGGGGGTCTGTGAAGTGCCTGGGCTCCCCCGGCCCCTTTGAAGCTCTCCCCCTTTCCAGACGGTGGCTGGTTTCATGCTGGGGGCGCTGCTGTTGGTCCTGCTCAGTCTGTTCTGCATCACGCTCCTGTGGTTCTGTCACTCGGGGACTGTCTTCAAACTATGCGCCTGGCTGCAACTGAGTGCCGGTAACTGGGGAGGGGGtgtcccagaggggagaaggggtCACTCTGCAATATATGAGTGACCCGCTCCTATATAATGTGTGACCCGCTCCTAtataatgtgtgacactgccctatatAATGAGTGACATGGCTCTatataatgagtgacactgccctatataatgagtgacactgccctatataatgagtgacactgccctatatATTGTGTGACCCGGTCCTAtataatgtgtgacactgccctatatAATATGTGACCCGGTCCTATATAATGAGTGACGCTGCCCTAtataatgtgtgacactgccctatatAATGTGTGACTCGATCCTatataatgagtgacactgccctatatAATATGTGACCCGATCCTatataatgagtgacactgccctatatAATATGTGTCCCGATCCTatataatgagtgacactgccctatatAATGTGTGACTCGATCCTatataatgagtgacactgccctatatAATGTGTGACTGGATCCTatataatgagtgacactgccctatatAATATGTGACCCGATCCTATATGACACTGCCCTATATAATGTGTGACACTGCTCTATATAATGTGTTACACTGCCCTAtataatgtgtgacactgccctatataatgtgtgacactgccctatatAATGAGTGGCACTGCCCTATataatgtgtgacactgtcctatataatgtgtgacactgctctatataatgtgtgacactgccctatataatgtgtgacactgccctatataatgtgtgacactgccctatataatgtgtgacactgccctatataatgtgtgacactgccctatatAATGAGTGGCACTGCCCTAtataatgtgtgacactgccctatatAATGAGTGACACAGCCCTatataatgagtgacactgccctatataatgtgtgacactgctctatataatgtgtgacactgccctatatAATGTGTGACCCGGTCCTatataatgagtgacactgccctatatAATGTGTGACCTGGTCCTAtataatgtgtgacactgccctatatAATGTGTGATCCGGTCCTatataatgagtgacactgccctatatAATGTGTGACCTGGTCCTAtataatgtgtgacactgccctatatAATGTGTGACCCGATCCTatataatgagtgacactgccctatatAATGTGTGACCTGGTCCTAtataatgtgtgacactgccctatatAATGTATGACCCGATCCTatataatgagtgacactgccctacataatgtgtgacactgccctatatAATGTGTGACCTGGTCCTATATAATGAGTGAAACTGCCCTAAATAATCAGTGACCCGCTCCTATATAATGAGTGACCTGGTCCTatataatgagtgacactgccctatataatgtgtgacactgccctatataatgtgtgacactgccctatatAATGTGTGACCTGGTCCTatataatgagtgacactgccctatataatgagtgacactgccctatatAATGTGTTACACTGCCCTATATAATGTGTGACCCGATCCTATATAATGAGTGACACTACCCTATATATTGTGTGACCCGGTCCTAtataatgtgtgacactgccctatatAATGAGTGACCCGCTCCTAtataatgtgtgacactgccctatatAATGTGTGACCCGATCCTATATAATCAGTGACACTGTTCTGTATAAATAGTGACTCTACCCTATTTAAAGAGTGACCCTGTCCTAGATAATGTGACACTACCCTATATAATGAGTCACCCTGCCGTATATAAGGAGTATGTACTAATATCAGAGCTGTCACGCTGGggggaggtctctctctctcagcccccattcctctatctctctctctcagcctcctGTCAGACCCTCGCCTGTCTACTTTTCCCAGATGGGTGGGATTCGCCCGCTGTCCAACCCCTGTGTGGGTATCGCTCGGATAGATACCACCTGGGGGGCTGCTCTATCCACTGGGGCTTCATACTGGCCATACTGGGAATCTTCGATGCTTTGGTCCTGTCCATACTTGGGTTCACTCTCGGGAAACGTCAGGACGCTCTGCACCCCGATGACATCAAACCGAGCAACAGAGGTGATTAGGAAtccatctcaccccccctgccATGACCCTGCAGGTGTCACCCCCCCCCATAAACACACAGGCCCTGCAGGGgttcctcccccccatacacacactggccCTGCAGGGATCAGTcaactctaccccccccccccatacacactggCCTTGCAGGggtcactccccccccatacacactagcCCTGCAGGggtcactcccccccatacacacactggccCTGCAGGGGTCATTCTCTCCACCATACACACACTGGCCCTGCAGGggtcactccccccccatacacacactggccCTGCAGGGGTCACTCTccaccctcatacacacactagCCCTGCaggggtctctcccccccccatacacacactagCCCTGCAggggtctctccccccaccatacAAACACTGGCCCTGCAGGGGTCACTctcctctctcatacacacactggccCTGCAGGGGTCACTctcctctctcatacacacactggccCTGCAGGGGTCACTctcctctctcatacacacactggccGTGCAGGTGGTCactccccctatacacacactggCCCTGCAGGGGTCAGtcaccccccatatacacacgctGGCCCGGCAGAGGTCACTCCCTTACCACACACTGGCCCTGCAGGTATAACACTTCCAGGTTTGCATTGATACGCTGACAATGGAAAAGGCATTGCCAGGTTTACAGAGGTTCACATAGATGTGTTCTATGCATATCTATCTCTCACCTCTGTTCTCCATTGTCTCCCCATAGGACACGCcgctatctctcagtatacatagtgcagctctcagggtgtaaggttcagcaccttggacagtgtccccgagatgctgatctctcagtatacatagtgcagctctcagggtgtaaggttcagcaccttggacagtgtcaccgagatgctgatctctcagtatacatagtgcagatctcagggtgtaaggttcagcaccttggacagtgtcactgagatgctgatctctcagtatacatagtgcagatctgagggtgtaaggttcagcaccttggacagtgtccccgagatgctgatctctcagtatacatagtgcagatctcagggtgtaaggttcagcaccttggacagtgtccccgagatgctgatctctcagtatacatagtgcagctctcagggtgtaaggttcagcaccttggacagtgtcaccgagatgctgatctctcagtatacatagtgcagctctcagggtgtaaggttcagcaccttggactgtgtccccgagatgctgatctctcagtatacatagtgcagatctcagggtgtaaggttcagcaccttggacagtgtcaccgagatgctgatctcagtatacatagtgcagctctcagggtgtaaggttcagcaccttggacagtgtcactgagatgctgatctctcagtatacatagtgcagaatctcagggtgtaaggttcagcaccttggacagtgtccccgagatgctgatctctcagtatacatagtgcagatctcagggtgtaaggttcagcaccttggacagtgtccccgagatgctgatctctcagtatacatagtgcagatctcagggtgtaaggttcagcaccttggacagtgtcaccgagatgctgatctctcagtatacatagtgcagatctcagggtgtaaggttcagcaccttggacagtgtcNNNNNNNNNNNNNNNNNNNNNNNNNNNNNNNNNNNNNNNNNNNNNNNNNNNNNNNNNNNNNNNNNNNNNNNNNNNNNNNNNNNNNNNNNNNNNNNNNNNNNNNNNNNNNNNNNNNNNNNNNNNNNNNNNNNNNNNNNNNNNNNNNNNNNNNNNNNNNNNNNNNNNNNNNNNNNNNNNNNNNNNNNNNNNNNNNNNNNNNNTGACACTCACCGGGTGCAGATACACCGAGTCGTAGCGCTCAGACACGGCCCTGAGCTGCTCCTCACTCATCCGCTCTGTGGCCTTCATCAACTCGAGGAACTGAGGACTGCAAATCAGGACAGTGAGCTCTGAGACCCCGCCCCCCGCGCAGATCCCAGCATGGGACCGAGACCCCGCCCCCCGCGCAGCTCCCAGCATGGGACCGAGACCCCGCCCCCCCGCGCAGCTCCCAGCATGGGACCGAGACCCCCCGCGCAGCTCCCAGCATGGGACCGAGACCCCGCCCCCCGCGCAGATCCCAGCATGGGACCGAGACCCCGCCCCCCGCGCAGCTCCCAGCATGGGACCGAGACCCCGGCCCCCCGCGCAGCTCCCAGCATGGGACCGAGACCCCCCGCGCAGCTCCCAGCATGGGACCGAGACCCCACCCCCCGCGCAGCTCCCAGCATGGGACCGAGACCCCACCCCCCGCGCAGCTCCCAGCATGGGACCGAGACCCCGCCCCCCGCGCAGCTCCCAGCATGGGACCGAGACCCGCGCAGCTCCCAGCATGGGACCGAGACCCGCCCCCCGCGCAGCTCCCAGCATGGGACCGAGACCCCGCCCCCCGCGCAGCTCCCAGCATCGGACCGAGACCCCGCCCTCCGCGCAGCTCCCAGCATGGGACCGAGACCCGCCCCCCGCGCAGCTCCCAGCACGGGACCGAGACCCCGCCCCCCGCGCAGCTCCCAGCACGGGACCGAGACCCCGCCCTCCGCAGCTCCCAGCACGGGACCGAGACCCCGCCCCCCGCGCAGCTCCCAGCACGGGACCGAGACCCCGCCCCCCGCGCAGCTCCCAGCACGGGACCGAGACCCCGCCCCCCGCGCAGCTCCCAGCACGGGACCGAGACCCCGCCCTCCGCGCAGCTCCCAGCACGGGACCGAGACCCCGCCCCCGCGCAGCTCCCAGCACGGGACCGAGACCCCGCCCTCCGCGCAGCTCCCAGCACGGGACCGAGACCCCGCCCCCCGCGCAGCTCCCAGCATGGGACCGAGACCCCGCCCTCCGCGCAGCTCCCAGCACGGGACCGAGACCCCGCCCTCCGCGCAGCTCCAGCACGGGACCGAGACCGCCCTCCGCGCAGCTCCCAGCACGGGACCGAGACCCCGCCCCCCCGCGCAGCTCCAGCACGGGACCGAGACCCCGCCCCCCGCGCAGCTCCCAGCACGGGACGAGACCCCGCCCTCCGCGCAGCTCCCAGCACGGACCGAGaccccgcccccgcccccgccGCAGCTCCCAGCACGGGACCGAGACCCCGCCCCCCGCGCAGCTCCCAGCACGGGACCGAGACCCCGCCCTCCGCGCAGCTCCCAGCACGGGACCGAGACCCCGCCCCCCGCGCAGCTCCCAGCACGGGACCGAGACCCCGCCCCCCGCGCAGCTCCCAGCACGGGACCGAGACCCCGCCCCCCCGCGCAGCTCCCAGCATGGGACCGAGACCCCGCCCTCCGCGCAGCTCCCAGCACGGGACCGAGACCCCGCCCTCCGCGCAGCTCCCAGCACGGGACCGAGACCCCGCCCTCCGCGCAGCTCCCAGCACGGGACGAGACCCGCCCCCCGCGCAGCTCCCAGCACGGGACCGAGACCCCCGCCCCCCGCGCAGCTCCCAAGCACGGGACCGAGACCCCGCCTCCCGCGCAGCTCCCAGCACGGGACCGAGACCCCGCCCCCCCGCGCAGCTCCCAGCACGGGACCGAGACCCCGCCCCCCGCGCAGCTCCCAGCACGGGACGAGACCCCGCCCTCCGCGCAGCTCCCAGCACGGGACCGAGACCCCGCCCCCCGCGCAGCTCCCAGCACGGGACCGAGACCCCGCCCCCGCGCAGCTCCAGCACGGGACCGAGACCCCGCCCCCCGCGCAGCTCCCAGCATGGGACCGAGACCCCGCCCCCCGCGCAGCTCCCAGCATGGGACCGAGACCCCGCCCTCCGCGCAGCTCCCAGCATGGGACCGAGACCCCGCCCCCCGCGCAGCTCCCAGCATGGACCGAGACCCCGCCCCCCGCGCAGCTCCCAGCACGGGACCGAGACCCCGCCCCCCGCGCAGCTCCCAGCACGGGACCGAGACCCCGCCCCCCGCGCAGCTCATAGCATGGGACCGAGACCCCGCCCCCCGCGCAGCTCCCAGCATGGGACCGAGACCCCGCCCCCCGCGCAGCTCCCAGCACGGGACCGAGACCCCGCCCCCCGCGCAGCTCCCAGCACGGGACCGAGACCCCGCCCCCCGCGCAGCTCCCAGCACGGGACCGAGACCCCGCCCCCCGCGCAGCTCCCAGCACGGGACCGAGACCCCGCCCCCCGCGCAGCTCCAGCACGGGACCGAGACCCCGCCCCCCGCGCAGCTCATAGCACGGGACCGAGACCCCGCCCCCCGCGCAGCTCCCAGCATGGGACCGAGACCCCGCCCCCCGCGCAGCTCCCAGCACGGGACCGAGACCCCGCCCCCCCGCGCAGCTCCCAGCACGGGACCGAGACCCCGCCCCCCGCGCAGCTCCCAGCACGGGACCGAGACCCCGCCCCCCGCGCAGCTCCCAGCACGGGACCGAGACCCCGCCCCCCGTGCAGCTCCGAGCATGGGACCGAGACCCCGCCCCCCGCGCAGCTCCCAGCATGGGACCGAGACCCCGCCCCCCCGCGCAGCTCCCAGCATGGGACCGAGACCCCGCCCCCTCGCGCAGCTCCCAGCATGGGACCGAGACCCCGCCCCCCGCACAGCTCATAGCATGGGACCGAGACCCGCCCCCCGCGCAGCTCCCAACATGGGACCGAGACCCCACCCCCCGCGCAGCTCCCAGCATGGGACCGAGACCCCGCCCCCCGCGCAGCTCCCAGCACGGGACCGAGACCCCACCCCCCGCGCAGCTCATAGCATGGGACCGAGACCCAGCCCCCCGCGCAGCTCCCAACATGGGACCGAGACCCCACCCCCCCGCGCAGCTCCTCCCAGCACGGGACCGAGACCCCGCCCCCCGCACAGCTCATAGCATGGGACCGAGACCCCGCCCCCCGCGCAGCTCCCAGCATGGGACCGAGACCCCGCCCCCCGCACAGCTCATAGCATGGGACCGAGACCCCGCCCCCCGCGCAGCTCCCAGCACGGGACCGAGACCCCGCCCCCCGCGCAGCTCCCAGCACGGGACCGAGACCCCGCCCCCCGCACAGCTCATAGCCATGGGACCGAGACCCCGCCCCCCGCGCAGCTCCCAGCACGGGACCGAGACCCCGCCCCCCGCGCAGCTCCCAGCACGGGACCGAGACCCCGCCCCCCGCGCAGCTCCCAGCACGGGACCGAGACCCCGCCCCCCGCGCAGCTCCCAGCACGGGACCGAGACCCCGCCCCCCGCGCAGCTCCAGCACGGGACCGAGACCCCGCCCCCCGCGCAGCTCCCAGCACGGGACCGAGACCCCGCCCCCGCGCAGCTCCCACCATGGGACCGAGACCCCCGCCCCCCGCGCAGCTCCCAGCATGGGACCGAGACCCCGCCCCCCGCGCAGCTCCCAGCATGGACCGAGACCCCACCCCCCGCGCAGCTCCCAGCATGGGACCGAGACCCCACCCCCCGCGCAGCTCCCAGCATGGGACCGAGACCCCACCCCCCGCGCAGCTCCCAGCATGGACCGGACCCCCCCCCGCGCAGCTCCCAGCATGGGACCGAGACCCCACCCCCCGCGCAGCTCCCAGCATGGGACCGAGACCCCACCCCCCGCGCAGCTCTCAGCATGGGACCGAGACCCCACCCCCGGGGGTCGCGCGGAGGCCCGGGTCGGGGGTCGCGCGGCAGGCCCGGGTCGGGGGTCGCGCGGAGGCCCGGGTCGGGGGTCGCGCGGAGGCCCGGGTCGGGGGTCGCGCGGAGGCCCCGGGTCGGGGGTCGCGCGGAGGCCCGGGTCGGGGGTCGCGCGGAGGCCCGGGTCGGGGGTCGCGCGGAGGCCCGGGTCGGGGTCGCGCGGAGGCCCGGGTCGGGGGTCGCGCGGAGGCCCGGGTCGGGGTCGCGCGGAGGCCCGGGTCGGGGGTCGCGCGGAGGCCCGGGTCGGGGGTCGCGCGGAGGCCCGGTCGGGGGTCGCGCGGAGGCCCGGATCGGGGGTCGGGGGTCGCGCGGAGGCCCGGGTCGGGGGTCGCGCGGAGGCCCGGATCGGAGGTACTACAGTACCTGTGAATGAGCAGAATCTCCTCCTCAGACGCTTCTCGTGCCTGCAAAAAGGCACCGACACCTgtcactcctctgtgtaatcccctctgcacccccccccgcgcctcacacattacaccccccccgctcctcacacattacacccccccgcgcctcacacattacacccccccgctcctcacacattacacccccccgctcctcacacattacacccccccgcgcctcacacattacacccccccgctcctcacacattacaccccccgcatcctcacacattacacccccctgctcctcacacattacaccccccgcgcctcacacattacaccccccccgctcctcacacattacaccccccgcgcctcacacattacaccccccgctcctcacacattacacccccccgctcctcacacattacacccccctgctcctcacacattacacccccccgctcctcacactttacacccccccgctcctcacacattacacccccccgctcctcacacattacacccccccgctcctcacacattacaccctccctgctcctcacacattacaccccccccgctcctcacacattacacccccccgcgcctcacacattacaccccccccgctcctcacacattacacccccccgcgcctcacacattacacccccccgctcctcacacattacacccccccgcacctcacacattacacccccccgcgcctcacacattacaccccccccgctcctcacacattacacccccccgctcctcacacattacaccctccctgctcctcacacattacacccccccgctcctcacactttacaccccccgctcctcacacattacacccccccgctcctcacacattacacccccccgctcctcacacattacacccccccgctcctcacacattacacccccccgctcctcacacattacaccccccctgctcctcacacattacacccccctgctcctcactcattacaccccccgctcctcacacattacacccccccgctcctcacacattacaccccccccgctcctcacacattacaccccccgctcctcacacattacacccccccgcacctcacacatacacccccctgctcctcacacattacaccccccgctcctcacacattacacccccccgctcctcaaacattacacccccccgctcctcaaactttacacccccccgctcctcacacattacacccccccccgcgcctcacacattacaccccccccgctcctcacacattacacccccccgctcctcacacattacacccccccgctcctcacacattacacccccccgcgcctcacacattacacccccccgctcctcacacattacacccccccgctcctcacacattacaccccccctcctcacacattacaccccccctgctcctcacacattacaccccccctgctcctcacacattacaccccccctgctcctcacacattacacccccccccccccgctcctcacacattacaccccccccccgctcctcacacattacaccccccgctcctcacacattacacccccccgctcctcacacattacacccccctgctcctcacacattacacccccccgctcctcacacattacacccccccgctcctcaaacattacacccccccgctcctcacacatacacccccccgcgcctcacacattacaccccccccgctcctcacacattacacccccccgctcctcacacattacacccccccgctcctcacacattacacccccccgcgcctcacacattacaccccccccgctcctcacacattacaccccccgctcctcacacattacaccccccgctcctcacacattacacccccccgctcctcacacattacacccccccgctcctcacacattacacccccccgctcctcacacataacaccccccgctcctcacacattacacccccctgctcctcacacattacaccccccgctcctcacacattacacccccccgctcctcacacataacacccccccgctcctcacacattacaccccccgctcctcacacattacacccccccgctcctcacacattacacccccccccgctcctcacacattacacccccccgctcctcacacattacacccccccgctcctcacactttacacccccccgctcctcacacattacaccccccgctcctcacacattacacccccccgctcctcacacattacacccccccgctcctcacacattacacccccccgctcctcacacattacaccccccctgctcctcacacattacaccccccctgctcctcacacattacacccccccgctcctcacacattacaccccccctgctcctcacacattacacccccccgctcctcacacattacaccccccgctcctcacacattacacccccccgctcctcacacattacaccccccccgctcctcacacattacacccccccgctcctcacacattacacccccccgctcctcacacataacaccccccgctcctcacacattacacccccctgctcctcacacattacaccccccgctcctcacacattacacccccccgctcctcacacataacaccccccccgctcctcacacattacaccccccgctcctcacacattacacccccccgctcctcacacattacaccccccccccccgctcctcacacattac
Encoded proteins:
- the LOC142485756 gene encoding LOW QUALITY PROTEIN: LHFPL tetraspan subfamily member 3 protein-like (The sequence of the model RefSeq protein was modified relative to this genomic sequence to represent the inferred CDS: inserted 1 base in 1 codon) is translated as MLYVTPASMDAPGHSSLYDTGFVRSGRAVTALWGCCTLFLCVLEIVVLLQPSWVLGGEGRGQFGLYQVCEEFEWGSVKCLGSPGPFEAXPPFQTVAGFMLGALLLVLLSLFCITLLWFCHSGTVFKLCAWLQLSAASCQTLACLLFPDGWDSPAVQPLCGYRSDRYHLGGCSIHWGFILAILGIFDALVLSILGFTLGKRQDALHPDDIKPSNRGD